A region from the Marinobacter sp. SS13-12 genome encodes:
- the holA gene encoding DNA polymerase III subunit delta, giving the protein MKTQAHQLPQLLQKGLSPVYLISGDEPLLVQECCDQVRKAAREAGFEDRITFHADQQLDWNRVGEELGALSLFAEKRRIEIHLPTGKLGDGRAVMESVLQNPPEDIILLLISARLDAAETRRKWYKELQNRGVHVPVWPIDADRFPGWLQQRARNHGLSLTRGALDILAERLEGNLLAASQELDRLALLGSGATIDEETIEQAVQDSSRFNGFELVTELLAGRAAHARKIIGVLQQEGENPLGLLTVLSRDLNLTMELNIAAAKRENTAGFLKKRGVFQPQRAKAVEQAARRLNRRQLMAALELCSATDRAAKGFDSLSPWHHLQDMITLLARPA; this is encoded by the coding sequence ATGAAGACACAGGCACACCAGTTACCCCAGCTACTGCAGAAAGGCCTGTCGCCGGTCTATCTGATATCCGGGGACGAGCCATTGCTGGTTCAGGAATGTTGCGATCAGGTCCGCAAGGCCGCTCGCGAAGCGGGCTTTGAAGACCGGATTACCTTTCACGCGGACCAACAGCTGGACTGGAACCGGGTCGGTGAGGAACTCGGTGCGCTGTCGTTGTTTGCCGAAAAGCGCCGTATTGAAATCCACCTCCCCACGGGCAAACTTGGCGATGGCCGGGCGGTGATGGAAAGCGTGCTGCAGAATCCGCCTGAGGACATCATCCTGTTATTGATCAGCGCTCGCCTGGATGCGGCTGAAACCCGCCGCAAATGGTACAAGGAACTCCAGAACAGAGGCGTTCACGTACCGGTCTGGCCAATTGATGCAGACAGGTTCCCGGGATGGCTTCAGCAACGGGCCCGCAACCACGGCCTGAGCCTGACCCGTGGTGCCCTGGACATCCTGGCTGAGCGTCTGGAAGGCAACTTGCTGGCAGCAAGCCAGGAACTGGACCGCCTGGCGTTGCTGGGATCCGGAGCCACCATTGATGAAGAAACCATTGAACAGGCTGTTCAGGACAGTTCGCGCTTCAACGGCTTCGAGCTGGTCACGGAACTTCTTGCTGGCAGGGCAGCCCATGCCAGGAAAATCATCGGCGTACTCCAGCAGGAGGGTGAAAACCCACTGGGCCTCCTGACGGTGCTCTCCCGGGATCTCAACCTGACCATGGAACTGAATATCGCCGCCGCCAAACGCGAGAACACGGCCGGCTTCCTTAAGAAACGGGGCGTGTTCCAGCCCCAGAGAGCAAAGGCTGTCGAGCAGGCAGCAAGGCGCCTGAACCGCCGCCAACTCATGGCAGCACTGGAGCTGTGCAGCGCCACCGACCGCGCTGCCAAGGGCTTTGACAGCCTCTCCCCCTGGCATCACCTCCAGGACATGATTACCCTTTTGGCCAGGCCCGCCTGA
- the lptE gene encoding LPS assembly lipoprotein LptE gives MKPAAGSLIRPMVVATLSLLVAGCGFQLRGAPPVSSALQPLAVDCADNVPGQLCDAVREQLELGRIELKPAEEADFVLRIGKFRQERRASAITLRAAAAEYTLRHTVNIEVLTADNIPLIEPADLNTSETYRYDESNVLAKQREEEALREQLHDRLAQQIIFRLAPIDEDRIERLRKEAEQARNEETDPSS, from the coding sequence ATGAAACCGGCGGCCGGCTCCCTGATTCGTCCCATGGTGGTAGCAACCCTGTCCCTGCTGGTTGCAGGGTGTGGTTTTCAGTTGCGGGGCGCGCCACCGGTATCCTCAGCATTGCAGCCACTGGCGGTGGACTGCGCCGATAACGTACCGGGGCAACTGTGCGACGCTGTCCGGGAACAGCTGGAGCTGGGCCGGATTGAACTGAAGCCCGCCGAAGAAGCGGATTTTGTCCTCAGGATCGGCAAGTTCCGCCAGGAACGGCGCGCCAGTGCCATTACCCTGCGCGCTGCCGCCGCCGAGTACACGTTGCGGCATACGGTCAACATCGAGGTGCTCACCGCAGACAACATTCCCCTTATTGAGCCCGCCGATCTCAATACCAGTGAAACCTATCGCTACGACGAATCGAACGTGCTTGCCAAACAGCGGGAAGAAGAGGCGTTGAGGGAGCAGCTCCATGATCGCCTGGCACAACAGATCATCTTCCGGCTGGCGCCCATTGATGAAGATCGCATTGAACGATTGCGGAAGGAAGCGGAGCAGGCCCGCAACGAAGAGACTGATCCGTCATCATGA
- the leuS gene encoding leucine--tRNA ligase: protein MDQQYNPRDVEQQARTYWEENNTFTVKEEPGKPKYYCLSMFPYPSGKLHMGHVRNYTIGDVISRYQRMQGKNVMQPMGWDAFGLPAENAAIANKTAPAKWTHANIAYMKNQLKQLGFGYDWNRELATCKPDYYRWEQWFFARLYEKGLVYKKMSTVNWDPVDQTVLANEQVVDGKGWRSGAPVEQKKIPQWFIRITDYAEELLNDLDQLEDWPEQVKTMQRNWIGKSTGTELTFPLKNRDDALDVYTTRPDTLMGVTYMAVAAEHPIAKASSERYPEVAEFVEQCRNSKVAEADMATMEKKGIDTGYKAIHPLTQEEIPVYVANFVLMEYGTGALMAVPAHDDRDHEFAIKYRLPIKQVIAPSDNREIDTQEEAFTEKGILVSSGKYNGLTSEEAFEAIADYLEKNSIGRRTVNYRLRDWGVSRQRYWGAPIPMMTLEDGTERPVPDDQLPVVLPEDVTMDGVQSPIKADPEWAKTSFEGQPATLETDTFDTFMESSWYYARFCSPNYDKGMLDPAAANYWLPVDQYIGGIEHAILHLLYARFFHKLLRDVGLVNSSEPFNRLLCQGMVLAETFYREDDNGGKVWISPADVITEKDEKGQVVRAVHKDDGQPVVSGGVTKMSKSKNNGIDPQAIIDEHGADTVRLFMMFAAPPEQSLEWSDSGVEGAHRFLKRLWRMVSEHTANAPVPALDSASLDEGQRNLRRKTHETIAKVSDDISRRLTFNTSIAAVMELLNEVGKLGDDEPQSQAVRQEALDTAVLMLSPIAPHICHQLWHALGHEEPVVDASWPTANKAAMVRSEIQIVLQVNGKVRAKADVPANIEKDALEALALDNENVIRFTEGKTVRKVIVVPGKLVNVVAN from the coding sequence ATGGACCAGCAATACAATCCCCGCGATGTTGAACAGCAAGCCCGCACCTACTGGGAAGAAAATAACACATTCACGGTGAAGGAAGAGCCGGGCAAGCCCAAATACTATTGCCTGTCCATGTTCCCCTACCCCAGCGGCAAACTGCACATGGGGCACGTTCGCAACTACACCATTGGCGACGTGATCTCCCGGTACCAACGCATGCAGGGCAAGAATGTCATGCAGCCCATGGGCTGGGACGCCTTCGGCCTGCCCGCTGAAAACGCCGCCATTGCCAACAAGACGGCGCCGGCGAAGTGGACCCACGCCAATATTGCCTACATGAAGAACCAGCTCAAGCAGCTGGGCTTCGGTTACGACTGGAACCGCGAGCTGGCCACCTGCAAGCCGGACTACTACCGTTGGGAACAGTGGTTCTTTGCCCGCCTGTACGAAAAAGGCCTGGTGTACAAAAAGATGTCGACCGTTAACTGGGACCCTGTGGACCAGACCGTGCTGGCCAACGAGCAGGTGGTGGACGGCAAGGGCTGGCGGTCCGGCGCCCCGGTTGAGCAGAAGAAGATCCCCCAGTGGTTTATCCGCATTACCGACTACGCCGAGGAACTGCTGAACGACCTGGATCAGCTGGAAGACTGGCCCGAGCAGGTCAAGACCATGCAGCGCAACTGGATCGGCAAATCCACCGGTACCGAGCTGACGTTCCCCCTCAAGAACCGCGATGACGCGCTGGATGTCTACACCACCCGCCCGGACACCCTGATGGGGGTTACCTACATGGCGGTAGCGGCAGAGCACCCGATTGCCAAAGCCTCCTCCGAGCGGTATCCGGAAGTGGCAGAATTTGTCGAGCAGTGCCGCAACAGCAAGGTTGCCGAAGCCGACATGGCAACCATGGAAAAGAAAGGCATCGATACCGGCTACAAGGCCATTCACCCGCTGACCCAGGAAGAAATTCCGGTTTACGTCGCCAATTTCGTGTTGATGGAATACGGTACCGGCGCGCTGATGGCGGTGCCCGCTCACGATGACCGGGATCACGAATTCGCGATCAAATACCGGTTGCCGATCAAACAGGTGATCGCTCCCTCTGATAATCGCGAAATCGACACACAGGAAGAGGCTTTCACCGAGAAAGGCATCCTGGTGTCGTCCGGTAAATACAACGGCCTGACCAGCGAAGAAGCGTTCGAGGCCATCGCCGACTACCTGGAAAAAAACAGCATCGGCAGGCGCACGGTCAACTACCGCTTGCGGGATTGGGGTGTATCGCGCCAGCGCTACTGGGGCGCGCCGATTCCGATGATGACCCTGGAAGACGGTACCGAACGCCCGGTCCCCGACGACCAGTTGCCTGTGGTCCTGCCGGAAGACGTGACCATGGACGGGGTGCAATCGCCCATCAAGGCCGACCCGGAGTGGGCAAAAACCAGTTTTGAAGGCCAGCCTGCCACGCTGGAAACCGATACCTTCGACACCTTCATGGAGTCGTCCTGGTATTACGCCCGTTTCTGCAGCCCGAATTACGACAAGGGCATGCTGGACCCGGCTGCTGCCAACTACTGGCTGCCGGTAGACCAGTACATCGGCGGCATCGAGCACGCCATTCTGCACCTGCTTTATGCCCGTTTCTTCCATAAACTGCTGCGGGACGTAGGGCTGGTGAACAGTTCCGAACCGTTCAACCGCCTTCTGTGTCAGGGCATGGTGCTGGCAGAAACCTTTTACCGGGAAGACGACAACGGTGGCAAGGTATGGATCTCCCCGGCGGACGTGATCACCGAAAAAGACGAGAAAGGCCAGGTTGTCCGCGCCGTTCACAAGGACGACGGCCAGCCGGTAGTATCCGGTGGTGTGACCAAGATGTCCAAATCCAAGAACAACGGCATCGACCCACAGGCCATCATTGACGAGCATGGCGCGGATACCGTGCGTCTGTTCATGATGTTCGCCGCCCCTCCGGAGCAGTCCCTGGAGTGGTCCGATAGCGGCGTTGAGGGTGCCCACCGCTTCCTCAAGCGCCTGTGGCGTATGGTCAGCGAACATACGGCGAACGCACCGGTTCCGGCCCTGGATAGCGCCAGCCTTGATGAAGGTCAGCGCAACCTTCGCCGCAAGACCCATGAAACCATTGCCAAGGTCAGTGACGACATCAGCCGCCGGCTGACGTTCAACACTTCGATCGCTGCGGTCATGGAGCTTCTGAACGAAGTTGGCAAACTGGGCGACGACGAGCCCCAAAGCCAGGCTGTACGCCAGGAAGCGCTGGATACTGCCGTGCTGATGCTCTCCCCCATCGCCCCCCATATCTGCCACCAGCTGTGGCACGCATTAGGGCATGAAGAACCGGTGGTGGACGCCTCCTGGCCCACCGCCAACAAGGCGGCCATGGTTCGCAGCGAGATCCAGATTGTGCTTCAGGTAAATGGCAAGGTGCGCGCCAAGGCAGACGTCCCGGCCAATATTGAAAAAGACGCCCTGGAAGCGCTCGCTCTGGATAATGAGAATGTCATCCGCTTTACCGAAGGCAAGACCGTTCGCAAGGTGATCGTTGTGCCGGGCAAGCTTGTCAACGTGGTGGCCAACTGA
- a CDS encoding zinc ribbon-containing protein, translating into MTEPERNHLSGKALAAYDRMLERVQSRLSEMQETTRDTLQEEIERAVEFEYELEDMTREEADLLGAYLQRDLEHLLHFVEETGEGLKEWLQLDISLLEHQLADMLFSVADKTKLDTLELSQKLEKHAPSQYISGEVATAGMFKCLNCGHMRCLTATSHLEPCEACGSHYYERVTSRWPRKSE; encoded by the coding sequence ATGACCGAACCAGAACGCAATCACCTCTCAGGCAAGGCCCTTGCGGCCTATGACCGCATGCTGGAACGGGTCCAGTCCCGGCTCAGTGAAATGCAGGAAACCACCCGCGATACCCTGCAAGAGGAGATCGAGCGGGCAGTGGAATTCGAATACGAACTGGAAGACATGACCCGGGAGGAAGCAGACCTGCTGGGCGCCTACCTGCAACGGGATCTGGAACACCTGCTGCATTTCGTGGAGGAAACCGGCGAAGGCCTGAAGGAATGGTTGCAACTGGATATCTCGCTGCTGGAACACCAGCTGGCGGACATGCTGTTCTCGGTGGCGGACAAGACCAAACTCGACACCCTTGAACTGTCCCAGAAACTCGAGAAACACGCGCCCAGCCAGTACATCAGCGGCGAAGTGGCAACAGCCGGCATGTTCAAATGCCTCAACTGCGGCCATATGCGCTGCCTGACCGCCACCAGCCACCTGGAACCCTGCGAGGCCTGCGGCTCCCACTACTACGAACGCGTCACCAGCCGCTGGCCCCGGAAATCGGAGTAG